ATGCAGGTGCTTATCTAGCTCGTGGTGTTGCTCGTTACCAAATACTTGATCGACAAGGTGCATTTCAAGACGCTCAAGTTGCTGAAAAACTGTTTAGATCCCAAAACAATAGCAGTGGAATACAAACAGCACAAGCTTTTATCAAAGAACTGCAAACACCTTACGAAACTAAGGTAAAACCTGCCAAACCTGATTTCATTGATTTTGTAGGAAGTGTTGGCTCTCTACTACTCCAGTTTTTGCCATTTTAGTGATTAGTAGTCAGTGGATAGTAGTATTTGATCAAGTACCCGCAGTATCAGCTATCAGTTATCAGTTGTTACTGTTAAGCGTTCCCTGTTGACTGCTCACTGTTTGAATGACAACTCATAACTTATGACTCATGAGTATTTCTAAAGAACTATGGCAAGCAAATCACGACATAGCCCAGGCTTGTCTTGAACATCCCTTTGTCCAAGGTATCGCTGATGGTACTCTTGAGCAGAAAAAATTTGCCTATTATGTCGGACAAGATGCTTTTTTCTTAGAAGCCTTTGCTCGTGCTTACAGCATAGCTGCAGCTAAAGCACCAGATTTCTCAGTCTTTACGACATTTCACTCCTTGGCTGATGGAGTTTTACAAGAACTGAAACTTCATGAGGGTTATGCAGCAAAGTGGGGAGTCAGTTTACATTCTGTAGAACCTGGAGTGACTACCCGTCGCTATACCGACTTTCTGTTAGCTACTGCTTGGAGTGCTGATGTAGGTTTAACTGCTGCAGCGATGTCTCCCTGTATGGGTTTATATGCTTTTTTAGGAAAACAATTAGCTGGTGATAACATTCCCAATCATCAATATGCGGATTGGATTCGTACTTATAGCGGCGCAGATTTTCAACCATTAACGCAACAATTAGAAGATTTGGTTGATTCGTATGCGAGTCGCACGACTTTGGTAGAGTCAACTTATCGTTATGCCATGTTATGTGAGCGAGACTTTTTTCAAGCAGCATGGGAATGTTTATAAATCGCCGCTTATGTTTGCTTCTCTGATTTGTGAAAATTACTTTTTCACTGAACTGCACCAGGCGCAGAGTACGCACCACCAGAAGAATAAAGAGAGATTTTCACGTCCCTTGTAGCGTACACGTAGGGCTTATGATTTAAGACTGCCATATCACATCTAGCTTCCTCTGTGAAGAATCAAGTTAACTGCGTCGTGGTTGGAATTATATATGAAGTGTAAGAGAACTACACTCATTAAGTCAAAAAACTTGACAAACAATAATGAACACAAATTGTCTAATATACAACTTTAATTGGTGGTAGTGTTTACGCCCTAACAAACTATTATTTGTGAGTTGTTTACCAATGACTTAGTTTGGATTATCATCATGATATTTTATCTATTAATGAGAGAATTTTTCACAACTCGACTTGATCACACAATTCACTCAACTTAGTCTGTTCTTTGAGGCACACTGCATGCAAGAAGTATTGTTAAATCGTGCAATGAGCGTTGATGATTTGTTGAAACGCTATCAGACAGGAGAAAGAAATTTCAAAGGTATAAACCTGATAGGTGGTTACCTAAATGGAGTCAATCTCAGCGGAGCAAGTTTAAAAGGAGCTTCTTTAAGTGAAGTTGATTTGAGTAAAGCTAATTTGGTTGGGGTTGACTTGACAGAAGCATCTTTAGTGAGAGCTAACCTTACGGGGGCTAACCTCACTGAAGCCAATCTGAGTGGAGCAAATCTTCATGAAGCAAAGCTCACAGGAGCTATCCTTGATGGAGCAGTCTTGAAAATGGCAGACTTGATAGATGCAGATTTCACCGCTGCAAATCTAGAGGGAGCTAATCTGTACGGGGCACACATGATGGGTACTCTGTTGCAGGGTGCGATTATGCCAGATGGTAAAATCAATAATTAGCTACCGTAGCTATCATATTTCGATAAACGCGTGAACGTCGGCTCTAAAGTATCTGATATGTTGAGATAATTACAAAGGAAATGTGCCAAGAGAAAGATGACGGCGCAAGGAAATTATCAAAATGTCAGAGAATTTAAGAAGCCAAGTTGTAACGCAAGGAGTGCAGCGATTGCCTACGGCAGAGCTACGCTTAACGCCTAAGTGATCAATGCTGCGTGCCGTTTGCCGTTGGTTTTTAAGATGAGGATTTCTCCAAAGCTATTGTTGGTATAGCCAATGGCTATAGTACTATTACCCCCTGCAATATGGGGATCAACAAATTAGCACTCCATAGCAGAAATTGGCGTCAAAAATGCCAAGGCAATGACGCAAATGTTCGGCACAATTACCATCAGCGATGGCGTTTCTATGGGAACTGAAGGGATGAAATATTCCTTGGTTTCACGGGAAGTCATCGCTGATTCAATATAAACCGCTTTTGTGCGATTTAAAACCTAGTGGTCGATATCTCGCTACAGATTTACACAAAGTGGGTGGTATCCCTCAAGTGTAGATCACGTTGCGCCAGAAGCAGCAGTTGGGGGCGCGGCGATCGCTCTTGTTAAAGAAGGCGATACCATCACCATTGATGCCCATGCTCGTTCACTACATTTACATATATCTGACGAAAAACTAGCCCATCGTCGTGCCAATTGCCAGCCACTTCCACCCCGTTACATCAGAGGTGTGCTGGTAAAGTATACCAAGTTGGTATCTTCCAGCAGTCTAAGTGCACTAACGGATTTTAATTTATTTTAATTTTTACATCCGTACACCGGGCTTGAGCCACTTTCTGTAGCTGAGGATGGACATGATCATTGTCAGCAACAAAAGAGGCGTTAAGGTTGATGACTCTGGTATACGCTGTACTGGAGGTGGTGGAGTTACACCGCCCCCTGGAGGAGTTACACCGCCCCCTGGAGGAGTTACACCGCCCCCTGGAGGAGTTACACCGCCGCCCGGAGGAGTTACACCGCCCCCTGGAGGAGTTACACCGCCACCGCCAGGAGGAGTTTGAGCTACATTTCTTGAGGAATTATCATCTCCACCACCCAAAAGAAAAGGTAGAAGAATTAATGGAATACCAGCGAGTGCCCAGTATGGGAAACCCGCACCTCCGGCTCGTGTGACAACATCTGCTTCAGGAATAGGAGCAAATTCTTGACTAATCACGTCTCCCCCAGGCAATATTGGAACTCCCCCTGCAACGACGTCTCCTGGAACACCTTGCCCAGCAATCTGGTCAAACTCTGGAGGAATACCAGCATTTGGACGATTGAACGGACCTCCTTCTGGAGAGTATGGTGAGGAGAGGACATTAAGAAGCCTTCCTTCTAGTTGCTCCTCATTGCCACTATTCAGCGCACGCAACCCTTGAGAGACATTATTCACATAATATTGCTTGACCTCTGGTGGCAAATCTTGAGCCTGAATCTGCTGCTTCCAATTGGGAATTTTTGCGACCTCTTGCAACAGCAAACGCCCATAAGAGTATTTTAGGTTCAATAACCCACTGCGAGGATCAAGCGAGTTTCCAGATCCTTCGGGTGCCCAGTAAAAGTTCTTGGTAACCTGTCCCAAACCTGCTTGGGGTGTCCGACCAACTGTTTGCCCAAGAGTATACCGATACCCATCCATAATATAAGGACTGTCGTTTTGCCAGAATGAGGTATACGGTATCTTTTCAAGATTAGGATTATTTCCGTAGAAAGAGGCAAAATTTTGAAAGTTTTGCTGCCCTCCAGCGGCTCGGGTCAAGAGGTCATTGTAACTAGGTCCGTTATTAGATTCCACTAATTGCTGTAGTACTGCTCCAGACTTATTACAAGCAGCACCAAATCCCACGTCACATCCAGGAATGACTCGCATTTTACTCAAATCCTGGCCGGAGAGTTGATACCGGAGATAATTTGACTCTAGTCCTGGCTGGACACCGTAATTGCCAATACTGAGCTGAGCCAAAGCCTGTTGAGGCCCACTCAGTATTGCCGCCATATAGGATGAGAACGCGATAAGACTTTTTGTAATACGAGATTTAAACAAGATGAACCTCCTGTTAATAAGGCAATAGGGGACTGAGGAAAAACCAATTTCTAATTCAAAAAGATTATTTGAGAGAGTTTTTTTAATTTCGTTTTGAATGTTGAATGTTTCTACACTCTCCCTCCATGGGATTTCGCCTGAGAAACCGGAGAAGAATCTAAATTTTGAGGCGAGTTGATGTTAATCGTGATTGCTGTGCCCTGAAGTTGTCCTGTAATGGGCTGATATAGCACAAATCCACGGCTTGCTACATCAAAAAGATACCCTCGACCTGACGCAGGCACTTTTCCTTGCTTGACGAGAGTTATAAAGGATTCTAAATACCTTTGGATACCTTGACGATCCCCTTGATTTGTATTCGTATAGTTTGAAATCAGGCTCATGAACAAGTCCAAGCTGCGAACATCCTGTCCCTCGCTCAGAGTGCCATTTTCTAGAAAGGAACTAGCCACAAGCGCTCCATTGACTTGTTGCACTTTGAACAAAGTGTAATAGCGCTTCTGTTTTGTTTGATCTTTGACATAACAAACCCAGGAACCATCTGGCTTCTGTGTAAAACCTGCCTTTGCAAGGTTATAAAATGGAGAAGGGCTTTGCTTATCTACTGCTGAAGGCGGTAATTTCTCGCCCCTATCGGAAGAACAAATATTTTGTTGTGTTGTTGTCTGTTTGGGAGTTGTTGGAGTTTCCAACGCTCCTGCAACAGATGGTATGGCTGCTAACGCAAACACAGACAGGCTGAATACACTCAGCGAACGGGTAATGACATTCATGGGGTTTGTGACAGTGTATAGCTCAAAAAAAGTGTTCCCTAGTTAAAAATAGGCAATATAAGACTTTTTGCTAAAGTGTCATACTCATAACATTTCAAATGCTAGGGTAGACAAGGTTGTAGATCTTCACATGGAAGACGATTATCTTAATTATCTGTGTAACAGTATGTTTTTATTATGTTAGTAAAGACAAAATTTACTAATTTGCATGAATTAGCAGAAATTGCTTATTAGCAGGTTAAAAGATTTTACTAAGGCATATGAGTTTGGTAAAAGACTGGGGTATGTGTTTCTTGTATTTTGACGTAAAAGCTAAGGTTGGTGTTCCCTAAAAAAAACTCCTCGCTTAAGTACATGGGTATTGTGTTTACAACCGCTTAACGCTTGCTATTTCAAATCATCTCTTCTTAATTTGTAACAAATAGTACTTGTTCTTAGCTTCTAACCTAGGAATGATAATTCATTATCATTAAAAAAAGAATTGTAATTTTTTTGTCTCAGTAGAGAATTCAATCTGTTTAAAGATATACTGCACTAATTCTTGAGACTACTCAATGATTTCACGAGACTGTGACAATAATCTTACGAGTAAAGATTAAGTACAAAGACAAACAGCTATTATCAATGCACTTCTATCTAGGGATAGAACACATTATCCCCTAAAGTTTACAATGAACCGGATAAATTTTTGCTTACATAGAATCAAGTTCATCAATTCATCATCTTGCTTTCAGTGTCCGTTGTGAAATACTCTATGACACTTCTAGTCGAACTCTATAAAGATATCAGTCTAGGCTTTCACCAGACGAAAGATTTTCTTAACCACAGCGTTAACTCTTTAACGACATCAGCACAAGAGATTGGCGAGTCTTGGCAGCAAAGAGCATCTCAAGCAACTAATCGCACTGTTGATACAGTGACGACAACCCTTGAGCAAGCTAAAGTTTCTGTTGAACAAACATTCCAATCAGCAGAGCAAGTCAAAAATACAACAACGGTGGCTGTTCAAACAGCTATTTCTTCTGCTATGAGTGATTGGTTTGAGCAACATCCTACACTTTTGCGGCTGGTTCAAATTCTTGGTTGGGCGGCTAACCACCCAATCATCAGTTTAGTGGTTCTGCTTTTTGCCCTTGCTGTTACTTGGAGCGTGATCAAAGCAATTGGTCGTATCGTTGAGTCAGCCAGTTTATCAGTTTTGCAAGTTCCTTTGAAATTACTCCAAGCTCTTGCAAAGCTCAGCTTTGTATCATTTACCAAACTTGGTAACTTGGCCTTTAAGCAACTGAGCGATAGGAAAACCACTGATATTATACCAACTGTACTACCTACAATCTCTCCACAAATTCACAAAGATAAGCAACAAAGATTGGTAGAGATTTCTACTCGACTAGAGGAAATTCAACAAGAACAAAATCACCTTTTACAAGAAGCCACAGAGCTTTTGGCTTCAGAAAAAATTGATACAGAAGCACAAATGCAGCACTATATCAAATAAAGGGTGGCAAATAACAATTCAAAATGGACTGCTTGCTTGCACTCTACAAAATTTCAAATGAAAGATATTTTCAATTTGAAGATTTAAACCCCAAGTAAAACTGAGTAGCGACAGGGTGGGGTGAGGCAGCGCTGCCGGGGCATACCCTCAACACTTTTATACTGAAAATTTATAAATATATTTAAAAACTTGATTTTCGGAGAGCAAAATTAATTAGTTAATGAATAACACATTTTCGACACAAATCGGAAAAAAATTGTCAAAAGTTCATAATATTTAAATTTTTGCTATTTTTATAAGCAGGTGAGAGACACATGGACGAGAATTTCGTCCATCTCCATAGTGGCTTTTTGGCAAAGCGGAGCTCTATTGGCAGAGAGTTTGCACATTTTTTCCTGCCAGTATACCTGAGCCGGGAAAAAATTTGTGAAAAAACAATACAGAAGATAGAGTCAAAATTCCGCAATCACACTATGGTAAAAAACTAAGCCGATGAAAATAAATTGAAGAAGAGGTAGATCGCAA
This portion of the Brasilonema sennae CENA114 genome encodes:
- a CDS encoding TenA family protein, with amino-acid sequence MSISKELWQANHDIAQACLEHPFVQGIADGTLEQKKFAYYVGQDAFFLEAFARAYSIAAAKAPDFSVFTTFHSLADGVLQELKLHEGYAAKWGVSLHSVEPGVTTRRYTDFLLATAWSADVGLTAAAMSPCMGLYAFLGKQLAGDNIPNHQYADWIRTYSGADFQPLTQQLEDLVDSYASRTTLVESTYRYAMLCERDFFQAAWECL
- a CDS encoding pentapeptide repeat-containing protein — encoded protein: MSVDDLLKRYQTGERNFKGINLIGGYLNGVNLSGASLKGASLSEVDLSKANLVGVDLTEASLVRANLTGANLTEANLSGANLHEAKLTGAILDGAVLKMADLIDADFTAANLEGANLYGAHMMGTLLQGAIMPDGKINN
- a CDS encoding dihydroxy-acid dehydratase; translated protein: MALVKEGDTITIDAHARSLHLHISDEKLAHRRANCQPLPPRYIRGVLVKYTKLVSSSSLSALTDFNLF